One Passer domesticus isolate bPasDom1 chromosome 29, bPasDom1.hap1, whole genome shotgun sequence DNA window includes the following coding sequences:
- the LOC135287263 gene encoding LOW QUALITY PROTEIN: leukotriene-B4 omega-hydroxylase 3-like (The sequence of the model RefSeq protein was modified relative to this genomic sequence to represent the inferred CDS: deleted 2 bases in 1 codon) encodes MAVATALGSLGAVALGTFVVALLLQWLWDALVAVTRFQATCQQLNKFPILPWHNWLLGHTGMDENGHTLSDEDIAAEADTFVFEGHDTTASGLAWLFYNLAGHPEHQERCRQEVQELLAGRDTADIEWEDLSQLPFTTMCIKNSLRLHPPVTAVSQCCTEDIPLRDGRVIPRVWHGQGVICQMSIYRTHHNPDLWPEPEVLNPLRFSPENSKRWSRLSFIPFSAGPRNCIGQSFAMAEMKVAVALTLSRFALRRDTARPPPRRKPELILRAEDGLWLLLEPLGVADGHGSPGHGDIVQGRCHSQGKSRE; translated from the exons ATGGCGGTGGCCACGGCACTAGGTTCCCTGGGCGCGGTGGCCCTGGGCACCTTCGtggtggccctgctgctgcagtggctctGGGATGCGCTGGTGGCTGTCACCCGATTCCAGGCCACTTGTCAACAGCTGAACAAGTTCCCCATCCTGCCCTGGCACAATTGGTTGCTGGGACACACTGGCATG GACGAGAACGGCCACACCCTGTCGGACGAGGACATCGCGGCTGAGGCT GACACCTTCGTGTTTGAGG GTCATGACACCACGGCCAGTGGCCTGGCATGGCTCTTCTACAACCTGGCTGGCCACCCTGAGCACCAGGAGCGATGCCGCCAGGAggtccaggagctcctggctggcCGGGACACTGCAGACATTGAAT GGGAggacctgtcccagctgcccttcACCACCATGTGCATCAAGAACAGCCTgcggctgcaccctcctgtcactgctgtgtcccagtgctGCACTGAGGACATCCCCCTGCGTGATGGCCGTGTCATCCCAAGGGTATGGCATGgccaag GAGTCATCTGCCAGATGAGCATCTACAGGACCCACCACAACCCAGACCTCTGGCCTGAGCCTGAG GTGCTCAACCCTCTGAGGTTCAGCCCAGAGAACAGCAAGAGATGGTCCCGGTTGTCCTTCATCCCCTTCTCTGCTGGCCCCAG GAACTGCATTGGGCAGAGCTTTGCCATGGCTGAGATGAAGGTGGCAGTGGCACTGACACTGTCCCGGTTTGCACTGCGGAGGGACACGGCGAGGCCACCCCCGCGCCGCAAGCCCGAGCTGATCCTGCGTGCTGAGgacgggctctggctgctgctggagccactgGGAGTAGCTGATGGACACGGGTCACCTGGACACGGGGACATCGTGCAAGGGAGGTGTCACAGCCAGGGAAAGAGCAGGGAATAA